Genomic window (Candidatus Cloacimonadota bacterium):
TTGAGATGAGCAGGGTTTTGGCCAGGCCGGGCACGCCTTCGATGAGCATGTGGCCGTTGGCGAAGAGGCCGATGAGCACTTTTTCCACCACGGCGTCCTGGCCCACGATCACCTTGCGGATCTCGGCCAGCAGTTCCTGCTTTACACTTTTCAATGATTCGATCTTGCCGATCATGGCTTCACTGTTCATATATCTTGTCTCCACGGATGATTGCTTTCAGCACCTGGCTGCCACTGGCGGCGATGGCGGCAAAGCCGATCACGCCGATGAGGATGGCCGTTAACACGTGCGCGAAAGCCATGATCGCCGAAGCACTGTCTTTTGTCAATGCAAATCCCACCGAGAAGATGATGATCATCATCCATTCGTTGCTGCCCAGCTGGGCCGGGGGCTGGGGCAGGGCGTAGGACAGATTGATCAGGGTATAGCCGAAAAGCACGTAAACAAAAGGAAAATCCACCCCGAAAGCCCGGAACAGGAGATGAAAATAGAGGCCGTCCAGGCCCACTCCGACAGCGGTGAGCAGCACGGCCACCAGCAGGCGCGACCAATGCTGTTCAAACACATTCAGGCCGCGGATGAAGACGTCGATGTAGCCGAAGATCTGCTCCCGCCAGCGCCGGGGCAACCAGGCGAAAAACACCCGCAGAAACCTCACCACTGCTTCCTTGCGCCACACGGCCAGCAACAGGATGCCCAGGGAAAGCAGAAACACCAGGCCCAGCAAAACCAGCAGCACCGTGAGCCCGGCGGAAACGCGGATGCGCAGCAGCGGCACCATCACCAGCACAAAGAGGATGCCCAGGGTGTCGAAGGTCTTGTCGATGAAGATGGAGGGCAGCACATTGAGCAGGGGCAGGCCATGATTGCGTTTCACAAACCAGGCCTTCACCACCTCGCCGGCGCGGATGGGGATGAGGTAGTTGATCCAGTTTCCGCCCATGCTGTAAAGGAAGGTGCGGCCCGGTGAAATGGCGGCCTGGGACCTCAGCAGCAGATTCCAGCGCCAGCTGCGGACGAAATAGGCGCTCAGATAGGCGATGGCGGCGAGGACCACCAAGTTTGGCCTCACCTGGCGGATGTTGGCCAGCACGGCGTTGACGTCGATGCTGCGCAGCCAGAGCCAGATCAGGGCCAGGCCCAAAAGGAGGCTGGCGATCAGGAACAAAACGCGCTTGCGGGACATCAGCTCCAGCCCGGCTCAGCGCTCAAAGACCATCCGGAAATGGTGCGCCCAAACCCGTTTCAGGGCTTCCGGCGCGGCTTTTTCCAGCCACTGGTAGGCCCGCATCCGTTCGTCGAAACCAGGATCGTCGCCCAGATAGTGGCTGAGGATGCTGATGGCCTCGCCGTCATCTTGCTTTGGCCGGGCCAGCTTTTTGGGCAGCAGCCACTGGGGCAGCCATTTGGCCAGCAATTCCTCTTTGGTCATGCCGATGTCCGGCCAGGGCGGGCAGTCGAAACAGCCGGATTCGGCGAGCTTCCAGCCCAGGGCTTTGAGCAGGCGGATGATCGAGGGCGGATCGATGTTGTCCAGGCGGAGGTCCGGATATTTGGCGGCGCTGTAGTCCTTCAGCTGCATCTTGTAGCCCAGCCCGGCGCGGTTGGGCACGCTGATGAAGATGGCTTTGGAGGTCACTCGCGAGAGTTCCCGCAAAAAGCTGTTCAGGTCCGGAACGAACCAGAGCGCGGAAAAGGAAAAGCTGAGGTCGAAGGCCTGGTCGGGATAATCGAGGCGTTTGAAACCCGGATTGTGACGCGCGGTGAAGGAGCGGTCCAGAGTGCGCCAGAGGTTGCGGATCAGTTCCAGGCGGTGGGTGTTGTCATCCTCCAGGGTCACTTCCAGGCCGGCATCGGCCAGGGCGACGAGGTTGATCCCGCTGATCCCGGTGAAACCGAAAGAAGGGCTTTCCAGCACGCTCTGGGCATCATATTTGGCCGCGGTGGCCAGCAGCAGGTCGTTGAGCACGATGCGTTCATAGGAAGAGCCCAAACCTTCGTGGGGGTTGTCGAAGAACTTTTCCCAGGCGTTGATGATCGGGATGGCCATTATTTGCCCAGATAGTCCGCGATGGTGATCCGGATGTCCGGAATGGTGTAAGTGGGGGTGAGGCCCATCAGTTCGTAGGTATCGGCCACCTGATAGAACCAGGAGCGCGAGATCAACTGGAAGCGGCTGATCCAGAGTTCGTTTTTCACCAGCCTGGCCGCCTGTTCGCCCCAGCGGAAGAAAAGGCGGTCGAGCTTGAGGATGGAGCCGTAGTTTTCGCCTCTCAGCTCTCGGGAAATGAAGTTCACCAGCTGCTGCAGCTGCACCGGCTCGCGGTCGGCCACATTCATTGCCAGGCCGGGTTTATAGTCGTTCAGCAGCAGCCAGGTGAAGGCGCGGGAGATGGTGTCCACGTGGCAGAGATGCAGCCAGACGCGTTTATTGATGAGGGGAAAGCGGTTGGCGTGGACCATTTTCACCATTTGGTAGGGGAAGCCGCGGTCGCGGATGCCGTAGGTAACGGAAGGGCGCAGGATGGCGGCTTTGAGGCCCCGCGTGACCATCCGCTGGATCATCTTTTCGCTTTCGATCTTGGTGTAGTGGTAAAAATTGTCCGGATTCCGCTCCGTTTGGTTGTTCGCGGGCAATTCCTCCGGGATGGCGCCGAAAACTCCCACCGAAGAGCAGAACATGAATTTGGCGTTGTGCTGAAGGCAGTGTTCCGCCAGGGCCTGGGTGCAGATGTAGTTGGCCCGCAGATACTCCTGGTGGTTGAATTTGCGTCCGCCCCGCAGCGCGCCGATGTGCAGCACGGCGTCGAAGGCGTTGTCTTTCAGCCAGGATGTGAGTTTGGAGGTGTCCGCCAGGTCCAGCTTCACGATCTCCAGCTCGGTGCGGAAGGCCGCGTAGCGCTCGGGAACCGTTTCCGGGCGGATCAGCGCGGTGATGTGGTAGTCGGTTTTGGCGGCCAGGACACTGTTCAGCACCGCCCTTCCTATCAGTCCGGTCACGCCGGTGATCAGCAGCCGGGGCATCTATCCGAAGATCCTTCGCAGCCAGCTTTTCTTCTTGCGGCGGGATTCGTGGCTGGCGCGCAGATACACATATTTGAAGGGAACGTTTTCGCCGGCGAGGATCTTGGCGGGAAAATCCTGGGTGAGCAGTTGGACCACGGTGGGGTCCAGTTCCTCCATGAGCAGTTCCAGGGCCTGGAAATACGCGCCGTAGGGCGCTTTGGCGTGGTCGTCCGAAGCCAGGAAATGCGCCCAGCCGTTGCGCAGCAGCAACCAGGCGGTCTGGCGCACCTTTTCGCCGTAGAGCCCCA
Coding sequences:
- a CDS encoding flippase-like domain-containing protein, coding for MSRKRVLFLIASLLLGLALIWLWLRSIDVNAVLANIRQVRPNLVVLAAIAYLSAYFVRSWRWNLLLRSQAAISPGRTFLYSMGGNWINYLIPIRAGEVVKAWFVKRNHGLPLLNVLPSIFIDKTFDTLGILFVLVMVPLLRIRVSAGLTVLLVLLGLVFLLSLGILLLAVWRKEAVVRFLRVFFAWLPRRWREQIFGYIDVFIRGLNVFEQHWSRLLVAVLLTAVGVGLDGLYFHLLFRAFGVDFPFVYVLFGYTLINLSYALPQPPAQLGSNEWMMIIIFSVGFALTKDSASAIMAFAHVLTAILIGVIGFAAIAASGSQVLKAIIRGDKIYEQ
- a CDS encoding class I SAM-dependent methyltransferase codes for the protein MAIPIINAWEKFFDNPHEGLGSSYERIVLNDLLLATAAKYDAQSVLESPSFGFTGISGINLVALADAGLEVTLEDDNTHRLELIRNLWRTLDRSFTARHNPGFKRLDYPDQAFDLSFSFSALWFVPDLNSFLRELSRVTSKAIFISVPNRAGLGYKMQLKDYSAAKYPDLRLDNIDPPSIIRLLKALGWKLAESGCFDCPPWPDIGMTKEELLAKWLPQWLLPKKLARPKQDDGEAISILSHYLGDDPGFDERMRAYQWLEKAAPEALKRVWAHHFRMVFER
- a CDS encoding NAD(P)-dependent oxidoreductase, which produces MPRLLITGVTGLIGRAVLNSVLAAKTDYHITALIRPETVPERYAAFRTELEIVKLDLADTSKLTSWLKDNAFDAVLHIGALRGGRKFNHQEYLRANYICTQALAEHCLQHNAKFMFCSSVGVFGAIPEELPANNQTERNPDNFYHYTKIESEKMIQRMVTRGLKAAILRPSVTYGIRDRGFPYQMVKMVHANRFPLINKRVWLHLCHVDTISRAFTWLLLNDYKPGLAMNVADREPVQLQQLVNFISRELRGENYGSILKLDRLFFRWGEQAARLVKNELWISRFQLISRSWFYQVADTYELMGLTPTYTIPDIRITIADYLGK